The nucleotide window GAGAGTAGATCTATAGACGCTCGCTCTTCTGTTTTgcctagaaaaaaattatttcttcacTTCCTCGTATTCAGCCTCAGGTGGTGATTGATCTCCTCCTTGTGAACCACTGGACGCACCACCAGAACCGCCGCCGGTCATGTGCTCTCCAATCTTGGAAACAGCTTTGTTTGCTGCATCAAGTTTCGACTTGATATCATCAATGTTTTCAGTCCCCATTGCTGCTCTCAAGTCCGAAACAGCTGTCTCAATTTCTGTAACCACCTCTGCGGGGACCTTGTCCCTGTATTCATTCAAGCTCTTTTCAATGCTGTATATGGTAGTATCTGCACTGTTCCTGAGATCAATAAGTGTCTTGCGCTCTTGATCCTTCTGGGCATGCATCTCAGCTTCCCTGACCATCTTGTTTATCTCATCTTCCGACAGACCACCAGATGACCGGATGCTGATCTGCTGCTCTTTGCCAGTAGCCTTATCCTTGGCGGACACAGTGACCATTCCATTTGCATCTATGTCAAACATGACCTCTATCTGAGGCATGCCTCTTGGCGCCGGAGGAAGACCTACAAGTTCGAATTCACCCAAAATCTTATTGTCAGATGCCATTTCACGTTCACCTTGTAATACCTTAATGCCCACTTGAGTTTGGTTGTCAGCAGCAGTAGAAAACACCTGAAATACAAAAGGAACCAGCACACTGTAACAACtacaaaaaaacatacattacatTGGGCATACATGTGTCATCTTTCCCAAGATCCATATTTGACCAGAGACTAAATATAAGGTGTTTATTTGTAAATCATACTAGCGATGacagaagaaaataaaaatagtaccAAAAGGCAATTTTCACAAAGAAAAACCACATCAAAATTCAATGTTTTGCTTAGTGAATTTGAATCCTTGAAATTTTGTATAAACATAGAATGGTCACATTTcctaaaatggaaaaaattctATCGATCTTGGATGGAAGGAGTACCACATCAGGCGAGACAAGAcaataagaaaaatcaagagatcaCATTATCCAAAAAAACTCACCTGACTCTTCTTTGTGGGAATGGTGGTATTCCTGTTAATTAACCTGGTAAAGATGCCTCCCAATGTCTCAATACCGAGAGATAGCGGAGTTACATCCAAAAGAAGCAACTCTTTAACGTTGCCACCGAGAATACCACCTTGAAGTGCCGCTCCCATGGCAACTGCCTCATCTGGATTGACACCTTTGCTTGGGCTTTTACCAAATATCTCAGAAACTATTTCCTGCACCTTAGGAACCCGAGTCATACCTCCAACAAGGAGGACCTCATCCACATCTTTTAAAGATACTCCAGCATCCTTCAAACAATTCTTGCAAGGATTCCTTGTCCTCTCAATTAAGTGGTTCACCAATGTCTCAAATTTTGATCTTGTCAGTGTGATATTCAGATGTTTAGCCCCTGATGCATCGGCTGTGATAAACGGCAAGTTAATATCAGTTTGAGATGTTGATGAAAGCTCTATCTTTGCTTTCTCAGCTGCCTCTCGAAGTCTTTGTAGGGCAAGCTTGTCTTTTGATAGGTCAATTCCCTCAGTCCTCTTGAACTCGCTCACTAAAAACTCTAACAATGCGTTGTCAAAATCCTCTCCTCCTAGAAAGGTGTCACCATTGGTTGCCTTGACCTGGATGGAAGTAAGTAAAGAGATGAGTTTAGACGGGAAAACACAGGGAGATACACAGCTTTAGAGAGCACCACAAATTTCACTTACTTCAAAAACGCCATTTGATATCTCCAGAATTGAAACATCAAAAGTTCCACCACCTAGATCAAAAACAGCAACAAGACCTTCTTTGTTGTTCATACCATAAGAGAGCGCAGCTGCAGTAGGCTCATTAATAATCCTTTGCACATCAAGACCTGCAATTCGCCCAGCATCCTTTGTTGCCTGCCTCTGAGCATCATTGAAATAAGCTGGAACAGTGACCACAGCTTTACTAATAGATTTCCCTAGGTAGGCTTCTGCAGTTTCCTTCATCTTTGTTAGAACAAATGCTCCAATTTGGCTTGGAGAATATTGTTGTCCATTTGCTTCAAGCCAAGCATCTCCATTTGAGCCTCTCACAATCTTGTAAGGAACCATCTTCATCTCCTTTTGCGTTTGAGGATCGTCAAAGCGTCTACCAATTAGACGCTTGGTCCCAGAAAGTGTGTTTGCGGGATTGGTCACTGCCTGACGCTTGGCTGGAGTACCAACAAGTCGTTCCCCCTTCTGGTTAAACGCAACCACGGAAGGAGTTGTTCTTGCCCCCTCAGCATTCTCAATGACTTTAGGATTCTGCATAAACAAGAGCATCAGGGAATATAGATAATCCACCAAGGCCATCATACAGTATCACATGAATGATCTCAACAAAAGTTTAGCATTTCAACAAATATAATCCTTACCTTCCCCTCCATCACAGCAACACAAGAGTTGGTAGTACCCAAGTCAATCCCAATTATTTCATTTCCAGCAGGTTTAGAGCTACAATGGAAGACAATTAAGCTTACACAGAAACAGATGCAACAACACCACAAGATAACAAGGAGAAAACAATGCTACAAGCCGCATACCTGAATGGTCTAGCTAGACCAGCCC belongs to Solanum stenotomum isolate F172 chromosome 1, ASM1918654v1, whole genome shotgun sequence and includes:
- the LOC125847314 gene encoding heat shock 70 kDa protein, mitochondrial isoform X5 — translated: MATAALLRSLRRREFATSSISAYRTFASNTKPSWCPSHFGAKWAGLARPFSSKPAGNEIIGIDLGTTNSCVAVMEGKNPKVIENAEGARTTPSVVAFNQKGERLVGTPAKRQAVTNPANTLSGTKRLIGRRFDDPQTQKEMKMVPYKIVRGSNGDAWLEANGQQYSPSQIGAFVLTKMKETAEAYLGKSISKAVVTVPAYFNDAQRQATKDAGRIAGLDVQRIINEPTAAALSYGMNNKEGLVAVFDLGGGTFDVSILEISNGVFEVKATNGDTFLGGEDFDNALLEFLVSEFKRTEGIDLSKDKLALQRLREAAEKAKIELSSTSQTDINLPFITADASGAKHLNITLTRSKFETLVNHLIERTRNPCKNCLKDAGVSLKDVDEVLLVGGMTRVPKVQEIVSEIFGKSPSKGVNPDEAVAMGAALQGGILGGNVKELLLLDVTPLSLGIETLGGIFTRLINRNTTIPTKKSQVFSTAADNQTQVGIKVLQGEREMASDNKILGEFELVGLPPAPRGMPQIEVMFDIDANGMVTVSAKDKATGKEQQISIRSSGGLSEDEINKMVREAEMHAQKDQERKTLIDLRNSADTTIYSIEKSLNEYRDKVPAEVVTEIETAVSDLRAAMGTENIDDIKSKLDAANKAVSKIGEHMTGGGSGGASSGSQGGDQSPPEAEYEEVKK
- the LOC125847314 gene encoding heat shock 70 kDa protein, mitochondrial isoform X9, which translates into the protein MATAALLRSLRRREFATSSISAYRTFASNTKPSWCPSHFGAKWAGLARPFSSKPAGNEIIGIDLGTTNSCVAVMEGKNPKVIENAEGARTTPSVVAFNQKGERLVGTPAKRQAVTNPANTLSGTKRLIGRRFDDPQTQKEMKMVPYKIVRGSNGDAWLEANGQQYSPSQIGAFVLTKMKETAEAYLGKSISKAVVTVPAYFNDAQRQATKDAGRIAGLDVQRIINEPTAAALSYGMNNKEGLVAVFDLGGGTFDVSILEISNGVFEVKATNGDTFLGGEDFDNALLEFLVSEFKRTEGIDLSKDKLALQRLREAAEKAKIELSSTSQTDINLPFITADASGAKHLNITLTRSKFETLVNHLIERTRNPCKNCLKDAGVSLKDVDEVLLVGGMTRVPKVQEIVSEIFGKSPSKGVNPDEAVAMGAALQGGILGGNVKELLLLDVTPLSLGIETLGGIFTRLINRNTTIPTKKSQVFSTAADNQTQVGIKVLQGEREMASDNKILGEFELVGLPPAPRGMPQIEVMFDIDANGMVTVSAKDKATGKEQQISIRSSGGLSEDEINKMVREAEMHAQKDQERKTLIDLRNSADTTIYSIEKSLNEYRDKVPAEVVTEIETAVSDLRAAMGTENIDDIKSKLDAANKAVSKIGEHMTGGGSGGASSGSQGGDQSPPEAEYEEVKK
- the LOC125847314 gene encoding heat shock 70 kDa protein, mitochondrial isoform X8, whose protein sequence is MATAALLRSLRRREFATSSISAYRTLASNTKPSWCPSLVGAKWAGLARPFSSKPAGNEIIGIDLGTTNSCVAVMEGKNPKVIENAEGARTTPSVVAFNQKGERLVGTPAKRQAVTNPANTLSGTKRLIGRRFDDPQTQKEMKMVPYKIVRGSNGDAWLEANGQQYSPSQIGAFVLTKMKETAEAYLGKSISKAVVTVPAYFNDAQRQATKDAGRIAGLDVQRIINEPTAAALSYGMNNKEGLVAVFDLGGGTFDVSILEISNGVFEVKATNGDTFLGGEDFDNALLEFLVSEFKRTEGIDLSKDKLALQRLREAAEKAKIELSSTSQTDINLPFITADASGAKHLNITLTRSKFETLVNHLIERTRNPCKNCLKDAGVSLKDVDEVLLVGGMTRVPKVQEIVSEIFGKSPSKGVNPDEAVAMGAALQGGILGGNVKELLLLDVTPLSLGIETLGGIFTRLINRNTTIPTKKSQVFSTAADNQTQVGIKVLQGEREMASDNKILGEFELVGLPPAPRGMPQIEVMFDIDANGMVTVSAKDKATGKEQQISIRSSGGLSEDEINKMVREAEMHAQKDQERKTLIDLRNSADTTIYSIEKSLNEYRDKVPAEVVTEIETAVSDLRAAMGTENIDDIKSKLDAANKAVSKIGEHMTGGGSGGASSGSQGGDQSPPEAEYEEVKK
- the LOC125847314 gene encoding heat shock 70 kDa protein, mitochondrial isoform X11 translates to MTSAGLLLRPLRRSAHKIFASNTKPSWCPSHFGAKWAGLARPFSSKPAGNEIIGIDLGTTNSCVAVMEGKNPKVIENAEGARTTPSVVAFNQKGERLVGTPAKRQAVTNPANTLSGTKRLIGRRFDDPQTQKEMKMVPYKIVRGSNGDAWLEANGQQYSPSQIGAFVLTKMKETAEAYLGKSISKAVVTVPAYFNDAQRQATKDAGRIAGLDVQRIINEPTAAALSYGMNNKEGLVAVFDLGGGTFDVSILEISNGVFEVKATNGDTFLGGEDFDNALLEFLVSEFKRTEGIDLSKDKLALQRLREAAEKAKIELSSTSQTDINLPFITADASGAKHLNITLTRSKFETLVNHLIERTRNPCKNCLKDAGVSLKDVDEVLLVGGMTRVPKVQEIVSEIFGKSPSKGVNPDEAVAMGAALQGGILGGNVKELLLLDVTPLSLGIETLGGIFTRLINRNTTIPTKKSQVFSTAADNQTQVGIKVLQGEREMASDNKILGEFELVGLPPAPRGMPQIEVMFDIDANGMVTVSAKDKATGKEQQISIRSSGGLSEDEINKMVREAEMHAQKDQERKTLIDLRNSADTTIYSIEKSLNEYRDKVPAEVVTEIETAVSDLRAAMGTENIDDIKSKLDAANKAVSKIGEHMTGGGSGGASSGSQGGDQSPPEAEYEEVKK